In a single window of the Lebetimonas sp. JH292 genome:
- a CDS encoding divalent metal cation transporter — MSKFENFKEKIKSDIAKNRERIKELGPGIITGGASDDPAGIVTYTMVGATTGFSQLWLLLLSTPMMIGVQNTIVRIALVTGKSLPELTNAFYNKF, encoded by the coding sequence ATGTCTAAATTTGAAAATTTTAAAGAAAAAATCAAATCAGATATAGCAAAAAACCGTGAAAGAATTAAAGAATTAGGTCCTGGCATTATTACAGGAGGTGCTAGTGATGATCCTGCAGGAATTGTAACTTATACGATGGTGGGAGCTACTACCGGATTTTCTCAGCTATGGTTACTTTTATTATCAACTCCTATGATGATTGGTGTTCAAAATACAATTGTAAGAATTGCTCTTGTAACGGGTAAAAGTTTACCTGAACTTACAAATGCGTTTTATAATAAATTTTGA
- a CDS encoding DUF72 domain-containing protein gives MVYIGTSGYFYRNWQGDFYPSGLPTSKWLEYYVKFFNSLELNSTFYRFPKITTIKNWKYKIKNDFKLSIKSNKIITHTSKLKNADKLKEFLNIVSVLGDKLGVILFQLPPSLKYKKELLLNFVNALDKNLKYAIECRNKTWYNDEVYEIMKNANICLVWHDYNQEFVFEYTADFNYVRFHGFSGKYVGSYPDDILKSIKLNLLDESFVYFNNTDDNSAFKDAQRFMKL, from the coding sequence ATGGTATATATAGGAACAAGCGGTTATTTTTACCGCAACTGGCAAGGGGATTTTTACCCTTCCGGGCTTCCAACTTCCAAATGGCTGGAATATTATGTTAAGTTCTTTAATTCGCTTGAACTTAATTCAACCTTTTACAGATTTCCTAAAATTACAACAATAAAAAACTGGAAATATAAAATTAAAAATGATTTTAAACTTTCAATTAAATCCAATAAAATAATAACTCATACTTCAAAATTAAAAAATGCGGATAAATTAAAAGAATTTTTGAATATTGTATCTGTTTTGGGAGATAAATTAGGGGTAATTCTTTTTCAGCTTCCTCCAAGCTTAAAATATAAAAAAGAACTTTTGTTAAATTTTGTAAATGCTTTGGATAAAAATTTAAAATATGCAATAGAATGCAGAAATAAAACCTGGTATAACGATGAAGTATATGAAATTATGAAGAACGCTAATATTTGTTTGGTTTGGCATGATTATAATCAGGAGTTTGTTTTTGAGTATACCGCAGATTTTAATTATGTAAGATTTCACGGATTTAGCGGAAAATATGTAGGCTCTTATCCTGATGATATTTTAAAAAGTATTAAATTAAATCTTTTAGATGAATCTTTTGTTTATTTTAATAACACTGATGATAACAGTGCATTTAAAGATGCACAAAGGTTTATGAAGCTTTAA
- a CDS encoding TRAP transporter large permease subunit — protein MTGIILFAVAFVLLMLGIPVAFAFGASAIFVAFIDPNIGLDVFGLLPYRIYGVMQNFTLMAVPLFILMGFILEKSKIAENMLESIGKLFGPVRGGLAIAIVVVGAILAASTGIVGASVVMMTVISLPVMIRHGYSPRLASGVIAASGTLGQIIPPSIVLIILGAVMQISVGDLFKAAVIPGLIIVGLYIIYILILAFIKPEIAPAIETDEKYSKIIIDALKSLIAPSILIILVLGSIFAGFATPTESAAIGALGSIILAIVYKTFNWELLRYSSVETVKTTAMVFMVLIGARAFSLVFNESGAGDLITQFFTQDISNPYIFVAITMLVIFILGFFVDFVEITFIVIPILIPIVQQFGIDPLWFALLIAVNLQTSFLTPPFGFSLFYLKGAAGDKIQTKDLYIGVIPFIIFQVIALLILIFYPHLVHIMVK, from the coding sequence ATGACAGGTATAATTCTTTTTGCGGTGGCATTTGTTTTATTAATGCTCGGTATTCCGGTTGCTTTTGCTTTTGGCGCAAGTGCGATTTTTGTTGCATTTATCGATCCAAACATAGGACTTGACGTTTTTGGGCTTTTGCCTTATAGAATATACGGTGTTATGCAGAATTTTACACTTATGGCCGTTCCTTTGTTTATTCTTATGGGATTTATATTAGAAAAAAGCAAAATTGCCGAAAATATGCTTGAATCAATTGGAAAATTATTTGGACCCGTAAGGGGAGGGCTTGCAATAGCAATTGTTGTAGTCGGTGCAATTTTAGCCGCATCTACGGGAATTGTGGGTGCAAGCGTCGTGATGATGACGGTTATATCACTTCCTGTAATGATTAGACACGGATATTCTCCACGTCTTGCAAGCGGTGTAATTGCGGCAAGCGGTACTCTTGGTCAGATTATTCCTCCAAGCATTGTTTTAATTATTTTGGGAGCGGTTATGCAGATAAGTGTAGGTGATTTATTTAAAGCTGCTGTAATTCCGGGATTAATTATAGTCGGACTTTATATTATATATATTTTAATTTTGGCTTTTATAAAACCTGAAATTGCTCCGGCCATTGAGACAGACGAAAAATATTCAAAAATAATAATTGATGCTTTAAAATCTTTAATTGCACCTTCTATTTTAATTATATTGGTATTGGGAAGTATATTTGCAGGCTTTGCAACACCTACGGAATCAGCGGCAATAGGTGCTCTTGGCTCAATTATTTTAGCAATTGTATATAAAACATTTAATTGGGAACTTTTGAGATATTCAAGCGTTGAAACAGTAAAAACTACCGCCATGGTTTTTATGGTGTTAATCGGTGCAAGGGCATTTTCACTGGTATTTAACGAAAGCGGGGCAGGGGATTTAATTACACAGTTTTTTACCCAGGACATTTCAAATCCGTATATATTTGTTGCAATTACAATGCTGGTTATTTTTATTTTAGGTTTTTTTGTAGATTTTGTCGAAATTACATTTATTGTTATTCCTATTTTAATTCCTATTGTTCAACAGTTTGGAATAGACCCTCTTTGGTTTGCACTGCTTATAGCTGTCAACTTACAAACATCCTTTTTAACACCGCCTTTCGGATTCAGCCTGTTTTATTTAAAAGGAGCGGCTGGGGATAAAATTCAGACCAAAGATTTATACATAGGTGTAATTCCTTTTATTATTTTTCAGGTTATTGCTCTTTTGATACTGATTTTTTATCCGCATTTGGTGCACATAATGGTTAAGTAA
- a CDS encoding TRAP transporter small permease subunit yields MDFLLNLSNHIDLSIIGVAIAVIILSFIPKIDLMAENLSKFFMIISIIALITMTLIVSYDVIARKLWHGGSIAMQELEWHLFDITFLFSIAYTLARDKHVRVDIFYDKFPIKIKAIIQIITIIFFVIPLSTLIVIEAIPFVQMSYSMHEQSADPGGLCCRWIIKSAIIWAFLVVIIQCVAELRKAYYKLKGVK; encoded by the coding sequence ATGGATTTTTTATTAAATTTGAGTAATCACATCGATTTAAGTATTATCGGTGTTGCAATAGCTGTAATTATTCTCTCTTTTATTCCCAAAATTGATTTAATGGCTGAAAATTTAAGCAAATTTTTTATGATTATATCTATAATTGCTCTTATAACAATGACTCTAATTGTAAGTTATGATGTAATTGCAAGGAAATTGTGGCATGGCGGAAGCATTGCTATGCAGGAGCTTGAATGGCATCTGTTTGATATAACATTTCTTTTTTCCATAGCTTATACTTTAGCTAGGGATAAGCACGTAAGGGTGGACATATTTTATGACAAATTTCCGATAAAAATTAAGGCGATAATTCAAATAATTACAATTATTTTTTTTGTAATTCCCCTATCGACTTTAATAGTGATTGAAGCTATTCCTTTTGTTCAAATGAGTTATTCTATGCATGAACAATCAGCAGACCCGGGTGGGCTTTGCTGCAGATGGATTATTAAATCGGCGATAATATGGGCTTTTTTAGTGGTAATAATACAATGTGTAGCCGAACTTAGAAAAGCATATTATAAATTAAAAGGTGTAAAATGA
- a CDS encoding UDP-N-acetylmuramoyl-tripeptide--D-alanyl-D-alanine ligase: MFELIVNFITAYVLGFYLITTLQWYNYKVKRIIFHFHKPFWHLIYFVVPVVTYIVAYKFFWIYLFFGLIPAVFLWARRTKGLNITKRVKRFFLILGLLETINLLFIYKLKINPGIGILCVLIFSIMFSEWIEYILFLAYKRKAKEKLNKINPTIIAITASYGKTSIKNFIYQLLKDDYKTYKTPRSVNTIKGIVLDINRDLPEDTQIYIAEAGAREKGDIKEIVKFLENEYSVLGKIGPQHIEYFKTLENIKKTKFEIFESPKLKKGFSYEKIDNEKVIVIKDKIKNVKSSLNGIEWDVEINGEPQHFKSAVLGEFNALNVTLAVFVAIEFIKNIEKIKYKVLKLENVPHRLQKIEVGGKIIIDDSFNGNIEGMLSSYDLVKEFNGRKIIVTPGIVEGTKEMNEKIAKKINSVFDIAIITGEANRKTLCENLTIEKIILKNKNNLEKILSDVTKTGDLILFSNDLPEYL; this comes from the coding sequence ATGTTTGAATTGATTGTTAATTTTATAACGGCTTATGTTTTGGGATTTTATTTAATTACCACGCTTCAATGGTATAACTATAAAGTTAAAAGAATTATATTTCATTTTCATAAACCTTTTTGGCATTTGATATATTTTGTTGTTCCTGTTGTTACTTATATTGTAGCTTATAAATTTTTTTGGATATATCTTTTTTTCGGTTTAATTCCCGCAGTATTTTTATGGGCCAGAAGAACCAAAGGTTTAAATATTACAAAAAGGGTAAAAAGATTTTTTTTAATTTTAGGGCTGCTTGAAACAATAAATCTGCTTTTTATATATAAACTCAAAATAAATCCGGGTATCGGTATTTTGTGTGTTTTAATATTCAGTATAATGTTTTCTGAATGGATTGAATATATTCTGTTTTTAGCATACAAAAGAAAGGCAAAAGAAAAATTAAATAAAATTAATCCTACCATTATTGCAATAACTGCAAGTTACGGAAAAACTTCAATTAAAAACTTTATTTATCAGTTGTTAAAAGATGATTATAAAACTTATAAAACCCCGAGAAGCGTAAATACGATAAAAGGCATTGTTTTAGATATAAACAGAGATTTACCCGAAGATACACAAATTTACATAGCTGAAGCCGGGGCAAGGGAAAAAGGAGATATAAAAGAGATAGTTAAATTTTTAGAAAACGAATACTCAGTACTTGGAAAAATAGGCCCTCAGCATATAGAATATTTTAAAACATTGGAAAATATTAAAAAAACTAAATTTGAAATTTTTGAAAGTCCGAAATTAAAAAAAGGTTTTTCATACGAGAAAATAGACAATGAAAAAGTAATTGTAATAAAAGATAAAATAAAAAATGTGAAATCATCTCTAAATGGAATAGAGTGGGATGTGGAAATAAACGGAGAACCCCAGCATTTTAAATCAGCAGTTTTAGGGGAATTTAATGCACTAAATGTAACACTTGCCGTCTTTGTTGCGATAGAATTTATAAAAAATATTGAAAAAATAAAATACAAAGTGCTAAAATTGGAAAATGTACCCCACAGACTTCAAAAAATAGAAGTGGGCGGCAAAATAATTATTGATGACAGCTTCAACGGTAATATTGAAGGAATGTTGAGCTCATATGATTTGGTAAAAGAATTTAACGGAAGAAAAATTATTGTAACTCCAGGAATTGTAGAGGGTACGAAAGAGATGAATGAAAAAATTGCAAAAAAAATAAACAGTGTTTTTGATATTGCAATTATTACGGGGGAAGCTAACAGAAAAACGCTTTGTGAAAATTTAACAATAGAAAAAATAATTCTTAAAAATAAAAACAATCTTGAAAAGATATTGTCTGATGTTACAAAAACGGGGGATTTAATTCTTTTTAGCAATGATTTGCCAGAATACTTATAA
- a CDS encoding acylphosphatase, whose translation MTYKFLISGRVQGVWYRKFVSEKARKRGFKGYIKNIPDGMVETVANIENEKSLKEFLEILKEGSPYSIVENIEYQEIPEIKFSDFEIRY comes from the coding sequence ATGACTTATAAATTTTTAATTTCCGGCAGGGTGCAGGGTGTCTGGTATAGAAAATTTGTAAGTGAAAAAGCAAGAAAGAGAGGATTCAAAGGTTATATTAAAAATATTCCTGACGGAATGGTTGAAACAGTGGCAAATATTGAAAATGAGAAAAGTTTAAAAGAATTTTTAGAAATATTAAAGGAAGGCTCTCCTTATTCCATTGTGGAAAATATTGAATATCAGGAAATACCTGAAATTAAATTTAGTGATTTTGAAATCAGGTATTAA
- a CDS encoding D-alanine--D-alanine ligase encodes MTFLIIFGGQSFEHEISIVSAITLKEKIKNNELKFVFIDEKRDFYLIEKENMKSKFFASGEYKKSQKLEIKKGGFFYKKGILKKEEKLSFDVAINLVHGRDGEDGKIPGMLEFFNIKAISPNIEASAISYNKVLTKAYAKEIGVEVIEYEIINSPKTKFNFPIIVKPARLGSSIGVGIAKNQNELDYAFDVAREFDDLIIAEPFVEGINEYNLAGFLANEEFIFSKIEKVEKKEYLDFEKKYLDFSRKNIMLSDIEQNLEIIIKENFTKIYNKTFKNALIRCDFFEKDGIIYLNEINPIPGSMANYLFDDFENKLEMLAKSVTLEEKIIIDYQYINKIQMAKGK; translated from the coding sequence ATGACTTTTCTTATTATATTCGGAGGGCAGAGTTTTGAACATGAAATTTCAATTGTAAGTGCGATAACACTGAAAGAGAAAATAAAAAACAATGAGTTAAAATTTGTTTTTATAGATGAGAAGAGAGATTTTTACTTAATAGAAAAAGAAAATATGAAAAGTAAGTTTTTTGCGAGTGGTGAATATAAAAAATCACAAAAATTGGAAATAAAAAAGGGCGGATTTTTTTACAAAAAAGGAATTTTAAAAAAAGAAGAAAAATTAAGTTTTGACGTTGCAATTAATCTTGTGCACGGACGAGACGGTGAAGACGGTAAAATACCGGGAATGCTCGAATTTTTTAATATAAAAGCCATATCTCCGAATATTGAGGCAAGTGCAATAAGTTATAACAAAGTTTTAACTAAAGCTTATGCTAAAGAAATAGGTGTCGAAGTAATTGAATATGAAATAATAAATTCTCCAAAAACAAAATTTAATTTTCCCATAATAGTAAAACCTGCCAGACTTGGCAGCAGCATAGGGGTCGGCATTGCAAAAAATCAGAATGAACTTGATTATGCGTTTGATGTTGCAAGGGAATTTGATGATTTAATTATAGCAGAGCCGTTTGTAGAGGGAATTAATGAATATAATCTTGCCGGTTTTTTGGCAAATGAAGAATTTATATTCTCAAAAATAGAAAAAGTTGAAAAAAAAGAATATCTTGATTTTGAAAAAAAATATTTAGATTTCAGTAGAAAAAATATTATGTTAAGTGATATTGAACAAAACTTAGAAATAATAATAAAAGAAAATTTTACAAAAATTTATAACAAAACATTTAAAAACGCACTGATTAGATGTGATTTTTTTGAAAAAGACGGAATTATTTATCTTAATGAAATAAATCCAATTCCCGGAAGTATGGCTAATTATCTGTTTGACGATTTTGAAAATAAATTGGAAATGCTTGCAAAAAGTGTAACTTTGGAAGAAAAGATTATAATTGATTATCAGTATATTAACAAAATACAAATGGCAAAAGGAAAATAA